In the genome of Candidatus Saccharibacteria bacterium oral taxon 488, one region contains:
- a CDS encoding histidine--tRNA ligase, producing the protein MSNLSTQSYKGARDYFPEDKRLQNYIFKVWHTTAQSFGYEEYGAPLLEPLDIYTAKSGQELAGEQTYLFTDRGGRQVAIRPEMTPSISRMVASRRQELPMPARLYSIANFMRYERPQRGREREFWQLNADLFGAEGPWADAEIIEFGYHSIMNFGAREDMFTVRVNNRQLINQLMSGFLGLDVIGAQMMTRLLDRKNKISPEAFREQAIEIFGSEEAKAGLPKLAQLISMRSVDDLPEELADSPSVQQLRQVMTLLRQKGIGNAMFDVTLMRGLDYYTGTVFEFFDNSPENNRALFGGGRYDGLVGLFGVEPVATVGVGLGATTMQQFLEVHELLPKLTTHTDVYIIAVDPALLEGADALARTLRSEGVRAELDFSGRKLDKQLKTALKKNIPFVAFVGEEEVASGVYTIKNLIESTEQKVSLERMISVVKDRRYDGDDDAAFEI; encoded by the coding sequence ATGAGCAATTTATCAACTCAGAGTTACAAGGGCGCGCGCGATTATTTCCCGGAGGACAAGCGCCTGCAAAACTATATTTTCAAGGTGTGGCACACCACGGCGCAGAGTTTTGGGTACGAGGAGTACGGTGCACCCTTGCTCGAGCCGCTGGATATTTATACCGCCAAGTCGGGGCAGGAGTTAGCGGGCGAGCAGACGTACTTGTTCACCGATCGCGGCGGTCGACAGGTAGCAATTCGCCCAGAGATGACGCCGTCGATTTCCCGCATGGTGGCCAGTCGGCGTCAGGAATTACCCATGCCGGCCCGGCTCTATTCTATCGCTAATTTTATGCGTTACGAACGGCCGCAGCGCGGGCGGGAACGCGAGTTTTGGCAATTAAACGCCGACCTGTTTGGTGCGGAAGGGCCGTGGGCGGACGCGGAGATTATCGAGTTTGGCTACCATAGCATCATGAACTTTGGCGCGCGCGAAGACATGTTTACGGTGCGGGTGAATAATCGCCAGCTGATCAATCAGTTGATGAGTGGGTTTCTCGGCCTCGACGTGATCGGTGCTCAGATGATGACGCGGCTACTTGATCGAAAGAATAAGATTTCGCCGGAAGCTTTCCGCGAGCAAGCCATCGAGATTTTCGGCTCAGAAGAAGCCAAAGCGGGCCTGCCGAAGTTGGCGCAGCTAATCAGCATGCGCAGTGTCGATGATCTACCAGAGGAGCTGGCAGATAGTCCGAGTGTCCAGCAGCTTCGCCAGGTGATGACGCTGCTTCGCCAAAAGGGTATTGGTAACGCTATGTTTGACGTGACGCTGATGCGCGGGCTGGATTATTATACCGGTACGGTGTTTGAGTTTTTTGATAATTCACCGGAGAATAATCGAGCGCTATTCGGTGGCGGGCGTTATGATGGGCTGGTCGGACTATTTGGTGTCGAGCCGGTCGCCACAGTCGGCGTGGGGCTCGGTGCGACGACCATGCAACAGTTCCTCGAGGTGCACGAGTTACTACCAAAACTAACGACGCATACTGACGTGTATATCATCGCGGTGGATCCGGCGCTACTGGAGGGGGCCGATGCTCTAGCGCGGACGCTGCGCAGCGAGGGGGTGCGGGCCGAGTTAGATTTCAGCGGGCGTAAGTTAGACAAGCAGCTGAAAACTGCGCTCAAAAAGAACATCCCATTCGTAGCGTTTGTCGGCGAAGAAGAAGTCGCTTCGGGTGTCTACACGATCAAAAACCTCATCGAGTCAACCGAACAAAAAGTCAGCCTCGAGCGAATGATCAGCGTGGTCAAAGATCGGCGCTACGACGGCGATGACGACGCGGCGTTTGAGATTTAG
- a CDS encoding TrmH family RNA methyltransferase — MEDTRNVIDKFKGRSEAEIVKELDAKDHGLVIALENTERDFNMGTIVRSANAFGVRQIYVIGRRQWNKRGAMMTDKYLHVHYVGSTAEFVELMRAEGRIIIAIDNIPGSVNMAETTLPKHAVLVFGQEGPGISEEMAQAADKIVAIEQFGSTRSINVGAAATVAMYCWLQQHVLG, encoded by the coding sequence ATGGAAGATACGCGAAATGTGATTGACAAATTCAAAGGTCGGAGCGAAGCGGAGATTGTGAAGGAGCTGGACGCCAAGGATCACGGCTTGGTGATCGCTCTGGAGAACACCGAACGGGACTTTAATATGGGAACGATTGTCAGGAGCGCCAATGCGTTTGGTGTGCGGCAGATTTACGTCATCGGCAGGCGGCAATGGAACAAGCGCGGCGCCATGATGACGGATAAATATCTGCACGTACATTATGTCGGTTCGACAGCGGAGTTTGTCGAGTTAATGCGGGCTGAGGGCAGGATAATTATTGCGATTGACAATATCCCGGGCAGCGTCAATATGGCGGAGACGACATTGCCAAAGCATGCGGTGTTGGTGTTTGGTCAGGAAGGGCCGGGGATTTCCGAGGAAATGGCGCAGGCAGCAGATAAAATTGTCGCCATCGAGCAATTCGGCTCGACCCGCTCCATCAACGTCGGCGCGGCAGCGACCGTGGCGATGTATTGCTGGCTGCAGCAGCATGTGCTCGGTTGA
- a CDS encoding DUF1905 domain-containing protein has translation MAKPYTFKSEVRLFPQAGGWYYVAAPQEFTDELKPLAVRGLVAVKATVGGSSWQTSLLPMGDGSQFLALPAKVRQKEQITIGDVIEVSFVVR, from the coding sequence ATGGCAAAACCATACACATTTAAATCCGAGGTGCGCTTGTTTCCGCAGGCTGGCGGCTGGTATTATGTTGCTGCGCCTCAAGAATTCACTGACGAACTCAAGCCGCTCGCGGTGAGGGGTTTAGTGGCGGTGAAGGCGACGGTCGGCGGCTCATCATGGCAGACGTCGCTACTGCCAATGGGCGATGGTTCGCAGTTTTTGGCGCTGCCCGCGAAAGTCCGCCAGAAAGAGCAGATCACCATCGGCGATGTGATCGAGGTGTCGTTTGTTGTGAGATAG
- a CDS encoding VOC family protein, whose protein sequence is MSKVNNHIDYIEFPAKSMKELNAVKDFFTEVFGWSYQQWGDDYADTNDSGVGSGINAEDPATAPLPVIYVSDIQAVYDRVKAAGATITKEIFDFPGGKRFHFQDPAGNELAVWSE, encoded by the coding sequence ATGAGTAAGGTAAATAATCACATCGACTACATAGAGTTTCCGGCAAAGAGCATGAAGGAATTGAACGCAGTAAAAGACTTCTTTACCGAAGTATTTGGTTGGTCGTACCAACAATGGGGCGATGACTATGCGGACACAAACGACAGTGGCGTGGGTAGTGGTATCAATGCCGAGGATCCAGCAACGGCTCCGCTTCCAGTGATCTATGTTTCGGATATTCAGGCGGTCTATGATAGGGTGAAGGCGGCTGGCGCTACGATTACGAAAGAGATATTTGATTTTCCTGGCGGTAAGCGCTTTCATTTTCAAGACCCAGCGGGCAATGAGCTTGCTGTTTGGTCGGAGTAA
- a CDS encoding aldehyde dehydrogenase family protein, which translates to MKTTKDLISKNPATNEPIWSGSVANDAAIAQAVSIATHAQHIWETTPLDARKDIIRAFADQVTIHSEDAARIISQDNGKPLWEARTEVKSLGNKVQAVFDAYDQRAQTVTKQVNGRQSVTRYRPHGAMAVLGPYNFPMSMPNSHVMPALLAGNTVIFKPSEKVPYAGEYYAQLWQQAGLPDGVLQIIHGDGDVAQKLIAHPQINGVLFIGSRAAGVSIEKQLAGAPDKICALEMGGNSPLVIWDYDDIRLAVHIALQSGYISSGQRCSSARRLIVNKAVADEFIPALRQAVESIVVGCQFDTNPTPFMGPLVDHEAVRHFFDKYHAAVSAGAHVLVPAEPIPTLGDNFVSPGLIDVTGVSLPDEEIFGPLLQVSTVQTLAEAITQANATQFGLAAGIVTRERAQYEVFYQQTKAGIINWNQPLTGATTAAPFGGAKASGNYRSAGFLSVDYCSYPCASIEDEAPVVPSTLPAGVTY; encoded by the coding sequence ATGAAGACAACAAAAGACCTCATTTCAAAGAACCCCGCTACCAATGAACCAATCTGGTCTGGTAGTGTTGCCAATGACGCTGCAATCGCACAGGCTGTTTCTATTGCAACACACGCACAGCATATATGGGAGACGACACCGCTTGATGCACGCAAGGATATTATCCGTGCTTTTGCCGACCAAGTAACGATACATAGCGAAGATGCTGCACGTATTATTTCGCAAGACAATGGCAAGCCACTCTGGGAAGCACGCACTGAAGTCAAATCACTTGGTAATAAAGTACAGGCGGTCTTTGACGCCTATGACCAACGGGCTCAGACAGTTACGAAACAAGTCAATGGACGCCAGTCGGTGACGCGCTATCGGCCTCACGGTGCTATGGCAGTGCTGGGGCCGTACAACTTCCCAATGAGCATGCCAAATAGCCATGTCATGCCTGCCTTGCTCGCTGGCAATACCGTGATTTTCAAGCCAAGCGAGAAAGTACCGTATGCCGGTGAGTACTACGCGCAACTCTGGCAACAGGCTGGACTACCGGATGGGGTGCTTCAGATTATTCATGGCGATGGAGACGTAGCGCAAAAGCTCATTGCGCACCCTCAGATAAACGGCGTTCTTTTCATCGGTAGTCGAGCGGCTGGCGTATCGATCGAAAAGCAGCTTGCCGGTGCACCAGACAAGATCTGCGCCCTCGAAATGGGTGGCAACAGCCCGCTTGTCATTTGGGACTATGATGATATACGCCTCGCAGTGCACATTGCGCTGCAGTCCGGCTATATTTCAAGCGGCCAACGCTGCTCATCGGCGCGGCGGCTTATCGTCAATAAAGCGGTTGCAGACGAATTTATTCCTGCGCTTCGTCAAGCGGTTGAAAGCATCGTTGTTGGTTGCCAATTTGACACCAATCCAACGCCCTTCATGGGTCCGTTGGTTGACCATGAGGCTGTTCGTCATTTCTTTGATAAGTACCATGCTGCCGTCTCAGCTGGCGCACATGTTCTTGTTCCTGCTGAACCGATACCAACACTTGGCGACAACTTTGTCAGTCCTGGGTTGATCGATGTCACCGGCGTGTCATTGCCAGATGAAGAGATCTTTGGGCCGCTTCTTCAGGTGTCAACAGTGCAGACGCTGGCTGAAGCAATCACCCAAGCAAACGCAACACAATTTGGTCTTGCTGCTGGTATCGTCACTCGTGAGCGTGCACAATACGAAGTATTCTACCAGCAAACAAAGGCAGGCATCATTAACTGGAACCAGCCACTGACTGGCGCAACGACTGCGGCGCCATTTGGTGGAGCGAAGGCTAGTGGCAACTACCGATCGGCTGGCTTCCTGTCAGTTGACTACTGCTCATACCCATGCGCGTCAATTGAGGATGAGGCGCCGGTGGTACCATCGACCTTGCCGGCAGGAGTAACATACTAA
- a CDS encoding FAD-binding protein, with the protein MNKVATYLNEHLTGEVVTHDGALADVQRDGSVLARRPELIARVADTSDVRKILRFCSQLAEKGHVLPVYARGCGTDSTGAAIGRGIAIDMSAHMHNVVGIDTKQQLIHLQSGISHRAAQAVLSTHKGLGLPEISLTGEDGTIGGAISTEAAGMLSSAYGLLSQSIHQMEVVLSSGDIVQTGRLSKRELSKKKGLATFEGELYRQLDNLITDNEALIARIDASAPEMTGFSTIAQVRQRDGSFDLTPLFVGAQGSLGIIGELIMKADFIHPELTVVSAAYSSMNAAQAAVDTALQAGASTVELIDGRLFSRAAAQGKKLAWAPKECYRGGVVVALFHAFSDRARSKAAKKLLRALRGGTAAKVELRDMEMKEAFTLHSVLTLAEHPADEHGIVPQVFSGMWLPGVQLDGFIKSMRALEKEYGVAMPLFIDATTGMINSYPVFSSKKVSDRQRILKLCSDMVRIVTSHEGSFAGFGGEGRLKAAFVQPTLTPEERDLYAKIKHIFDPKGILALGIKTAVPMKQLAEELNAWCRLAG; encoded by the coding sequence ATCTGACGGGTGAAGTGGTGACGCATGACGGTGCTTTGGCGGATGTGCAGCGGGACGGGAGCGTGCTTGCGCGCCGGCCGGAGCTGATCGCACGAGTAGCAGATACGAGTGATGTGCGCAAGATTTTGCGGTTTTGTTCGCAGCTAGCGGAGAAGGGCCACGTCTTGCCGGTGTATGCGCGCGGATGCGGCACAGACAGTACGGGCGCGGCGATTGGGCGTGGCATCGCCATCGACATGTCGGCACATATGCATAACGTCGTCGGGATTGATACCAAGCAGCAGCTGATCCACCTCCAGTCGGGTATTTCTCATAGAGCGGCGCAAGCGGTGCTGTCAACGCATAAGGGTTTGGGCCTGCCAGAGATTTCATTGACGGGCGAAGACGGCACGATTGGCGGCGCAATTAGTACTGAAGCGGCTGGCATGCTGTCCTCAGCGTACGGTCTATTGAGTCAGTCGATTCACCAGATGGAGGTTGTCCTATCAAGTGGCGATATTGTGCAGACCGGCCGGCTGTCGAAACGCGAGCTGAGCAAAAAGAAAGGTCTGGCAACATTTGAGGGCGAACTGTACCGGCAGCTGGATAATTTGATAACGGATAATGAAGCGCTGATCGCTCGGATTGATGCTAGCGCGCCAGAGATGACTGGCTTTTCGACCATCGCTCAGGTGCGGCAGCGCGACGGCTCGTTTGACCTCACGCCGCTGTTTGTCGGTGCTCAAGGTAGCCTCGGCATCATCGGCGAGCTAATCATGAAAGCTGACTTCATCCATCCGGAATTGACCGTGGTGAGCGCCGCGTATAGTTCGATGAATGCAGCGCAGGCGGCGGTCGACACGGCCCTGCAAGCGGGCGCCTCGACGGTCGAGCTGATCGACGGGCGACTCTTTTCGCGGGCGGCGGCCCAAGGCAAAAAACTAGCGTGGGCGCCGAAAGAATGCTATCGCGGTGGCGTGGTAGTGGCGCTCTTTCACGCATTTTCAGACCGAGCGCGTAGTAAGGCCGCCAAGAAGTTACTGCGCGCGCTTCGCGGTGGTACGGCAGCAAAGGTTGAGCTACGCGACATGGAAATGAAAGAGGCGTTTACGCTGCATTCAGTGCTGACTCTGGCGGAGCATCCCGCGGATGAGCATGGTATCGTGCCGCAGGTATTCTCTGGGATGTGGCTGCCGGGCGTGCAGCTGGATGGCTTTATCAAGTCGATGCGCGCACTCGAGAAAGAGTATGGCGTGGCCATGCCGCTGTTTATCGACGCGACGACTGGCATGATCAATAGCTATCCGGTGTTCTCGAGTAAAAAGGTCAGTGACCGCCAACGTATCCTCAAACTCTGCTCGGACATGGTGCGGATCGTGACTAGCCACGAAGGGTCGTTCGCGGGATTTGGTGGCGAGGGCCGGCTCAAGGCTGCCTTTGTCCAGCCAACACTCACGCCCGAGGAGCGTGATCTATATGCAAAAATCAAGCACATCTTTGATCCAAAGGGCATCCTCGCGCTAGGTATCAAGACTGCTGTGCCGATGAAGCAGCTGGCAGAAGAGTTAAATGCTTGGTGCCGACTGGCGGGCTGA